One region of Anoplopoma fimbria isolate UVic2021 breed Golden Eagle Sablefish unplaced genomic scaffold, Afim_UVic_2022 Un_contig_13020_pilon_pilon, whole genome shotgun sequence genomic DNA includes:
- the LOC129116552 gene encoding uncharacterized protein LOC129116552 has product MFIFVILGLLVCIEAQGPIAVTPVFVKKGDDLILNVDVDVPEDFVLVDWNFNKTVKLVRNIPGREPTIFSNFTGRIEFPVKQFSVKLKNLQKADSGVYTARVLTAQGDQQLVEHKVTVEDPVSPVKLTVDPVDPVDPLVSRSSCNLTVTCSTQDSHISSTIRCVNQTCSQEGGEQSEVTTSDASLRVYLLHSSIICNHSNHVSWTNDVIMIEHFCPKYPGSESPSAGISVYLVKIVVFSVGLVIMVSAVITVHLMEKLKKHK; this is encoded by the exons ATGTTCATCTTTGTGATACTGGGGCTGCTTGTCTGCATTGAGGCACAAG GGCCCATTGCTGTGACTCCTGTGTTTGTGAAGAAGGGAGATGATCTGATTCtgaatgttgatgttgatgttccTGAGGATTTTGTACTTGTTGACTGGAACTTCAATAAAACGGTCAAATTAGTAAGAAATATTCCTGGTAGAGAACCAACAATCTTTTCTAATTTCACTGGAAGGattgagtttcctgtgaaacaATTCTCTGtgaaattgaagaatcttcaaAAGGCAGACAGTGGAGTTTATACTGCACGAGTGTTAACGGCTCAAGGAGACCAACAACTAGTTGAACACAAGGTCACAGTTGAAG ATCCAGTGTCTCCAGTTAAACTGACAGTGGACCCAGTGGACCCAGTGGACCCACTGGTCTCCAGAAGCTCCTGTAATCTCACTGTGACCTGCAGTACACAGGACTCCCACATCAGCAGCACTATTAGATGTGTCAACCAAACCTGcagtcaggagggaggagagcaatCAGAGGTCACAACCTCTGATGCTTCTCTCCGGGTCTACCTGTTGCATAGCTCAATCATCTGTAACCATAGTAACCATGTTAGCTGGACCAACGACGTTATAATGATTGAACACTTTTGCCCCAAATATCCTG gtTCAGAGAGTCCGTCTGCTGGTATCTCTGTGTACCTGGTGAAGATAGTCGTGTTCTCTGTCGGTCTGGTCATCATGGTGTCGGCCGTCATCACTGTTCACCTCATGGAGAAGCTCAAGAAGCACAAATAA